The following are encoded in a window of Castanea sativa cultivar Marrone di Chiusa Pesio chromosome 5, ASM4071231v1 genomic DNA:
- the LOC142636098 gene encoding uncharacterized protein LOC142636098 isoform X1, with translation MAFLFNKFQEAVKTLAKSPTFARDPRQLQFEADINRLFLYTSYNRLGRDAEEADAEEIIEMASKAFLADQQKLVQENIHAQIKSFSMSIYEILLPDSKRIGEAYELPPQPTAAPRRSGLGFAVGRHDQPTDHPGTSTNEIETDSLVHIGKRNLQLGSKVWEMGWSPSRVGEGRGGEDFLGILKLILWKAYSRKPISWAYLN, from the exons ATGGCTTTTCTATTCAACAAATTCCAagag GCTGTGAAAACTCTTGCAAAAAGTCCCACTTTTGCTAGGGATCCAAGACAGTTACAATTTGAAGCAGACATAAATAGATTATTTCTATATACCAG CTACAACCGTTTGGGAAGGGATGCTGAGGAGGCAGATGCTGAGGAGATCATTGAAATGGCTAGTAAAGCCTTTCTTGCTGATCAACAGAAGCTAGTCCAAGAAAACATCCATGCTCAGATTAAAAGTTTCTCCATGTCTATATATGAAATTCTTCTTCCTGATTCTAAAAGGATAGGTGAGGCATACGAATTGCCTCCACAACCAACAGCTGCTCCTCGTCGGAGTGGCCTTGGTTTTGCTGTTGGCAGGCATGACCAACCTACTGACCATCCTG GTACCTCAACAAATGAAATTGAAACAGATAGCTTGGTCCA TATTGGCAAAAGAAATCTACAATTGGGCAGCAAAGTGTGGGAAATGGGATGGTCGCCTTCAAGGGtgggggaggggaggggaggggaagATTTCTTGGGGATACTCAAGTTGATTTTATGGAAGGCATATTCAAGGAAACCTATTTCTTGGGCATacttaaattga
- the LOC142637192 gene encoding coatomer subunit zeta-2-like produces the protein MARESCPTVKKILLLDSEGKRVAVKYYSDDWPTNSAKLAFEKSVFTKTLKSNARVEAEIAMFENNIVIYKFFQDLHFFVTGGDDENELILATVLQGFFDAVALLLREALENLDLILLCLDEIVDGGYVTCFLNSQTLHICTLSNISMFLFPRFQ, from the exons ATGGCTCGc gaaTCATGCCCTACGGTGAAGAAAATTCTTCTTCTAGACTCTGAAGGGAAGCGTGTAGCAGTCAAGTATTACTCAGATGATTGGCCAACAAATAGTGCAAAGTTAGCTTTTGAAAAATCTGTTTTTACCAAGACTCTGAAGTCCAATGCTCGGGTTGAAG CTGAGATAGCTATGTTTGAGAACAACATTGTTATCTACAAGTTCTTCCAGGACCTGCACTTCTTTGTGACTGGAGGTGATGATGAAAACGAACTCATCTTAGCTACAGTTCTTCAGGGATTCTTTGATGCAGTTGCCCTTCTCTTGAG GGAGGCACTCGAAAACTTGGATCTCATTCTTTTATGTCTTGATGAGATTGTTGATGGAGGGTATGTAACATGCTTCTTAAATTCACAAACCCTGCATATTTGCACTCTATCAAATATTTCCATGTTCCTTTTTCCACGCTTCCAATAA
- the LOC142636098 gene encoding uncharacterized protein LOC142636098 isoform X2: MAFLFNKFQEAVKTLAKSPTFARDPRQLQFEADINRLFLYTSYNRLGRDAEEADAEEIIEMASKAFLADQQKLVQENIHAQIKSFSMSIYEILLPDSKRIGEAYELPPQPTAAPRRSGLGFAVGRHDQPTDHPGTSTNEIETDSLVHFYLGMGVGFTTGFWAICGAFFFNRTWRHAFSDLLMTLKIGCM; encoded by the exons ATGGCTTTTCTATTCAACAAATTCCAagag GCTGTGAAAACTCTTGCAAAAAGTCCCACTTTTGCTAGGGATCCAAGACAGTTACAATTTGAAGCAGACATAAATAGATTATTTCTATATACCAG CTACAACCGTTTGGGAAGGGATGCTGAGGAGGCAGATGCTGAGGAGATCATTGAAATGGCTAGTAAAGCCTTTCTTGCTGATCAACAGAAGCTAGTCCAAGAAAACATCCATGCTCAGATTAAAAGTTTCTCCATGTCTATATATGAAATTCTTCTTCCTGATTCTAAAAGGATAGGTGAGGCATACGAATTGCCTCCACAACCAACAGCTGCTCCTCGTCGGAGTGGCCTTGGTTTTGCTGTTGGCAGGCATGACCAACCTACTGACCATCCTG GTACCTCAACAAATGAAATTGAAACAGATAGCTTGGTCCA CTTCTATTTAGGTATGGGAGTTGGATTCACAACTGGTTTTTGGGCAATTTGTGGAGCTTTCTTCTTCAATAGGACTTGGAGGCATGCTTTTTCAGATTTGCTGATGACATTAAAGATCGGATGTATGTGA
- the LOC142636098 gene encoding uncharacterized protein LOC142636098 isoform X3 has translation MAFLFNKFQEAVKTLAKSPTFARDPRQLQFEADINRLFLYTSYNRLGRDAEEADAEEIIEMASKAFLADQQKLVQENIHAQIKSFSMSIYEILLPDSKRIGEAYELPPQPTAAPRRSGLGFAVGRHDQPTDHPGMGVGFTTGFWAICGAFFFNRTWRHAFSDLLMTLKIGCM, from the exons ATGGCTTTTCTATTCAACAAATTCCAagag GCTGTGAAAACTCTTGCAAAAAGTCCCACTTTTGCTAGGGATCCAAGACAGTTACAATTTGAAGCAGACATAAATAGATTATTTCTATATACCAG CTACAACCGTTTGGGAAGGGATGCTGAGGAGGCAGATGCTGAGGAGATCATTGAAATGGCTAGTAAAGCCTTTCTTGCTGATCAACAGAAGCTAGTCCAAGAAAACATCCATGCTCAGATTAAAAGTTTCTCCATGTCTATATATGAAATTCTTCTTCCTGATTCTAAAAGGATAGGTGAGGCATACGAATTGCCTCCACAACCAACAGCTGCTCCTCGTCGGAGTGGCCTTGGTTTTGCTGTTGGCAGGCATGACCAACCTACTGACCATCCTG GTATGGGAGTTGGATTCACAACTGGTTTTTGGGCAATTTGTGGAGCTTTCTTCTTCAATAGGACTTGGAGGCATGCTTTTTCAGATTTGCTGATGACATTAAAGATCGGATGTATGTGA